The following nucleotide sequence is from Nitrospira sp..
GTTCAGGGAATTGTCGATCGAATGGGGAAGTGAACCGGCGTACGCGGAGCGGTTTCTCGAAGCCGTGCGGCACCCGCTGCCCTTGGAGGAACCGACCGGCGACCACATCCGCCGCGCGGCCTGGCAAGCGCGGCTGAATGCCCAGCCATCCGGTCCCGACCGGTCCGGTTCCGGCGAGGTCCTGGCGGTGGTGGCGGCCATTCGTCTGTCGGTTGAGGGCCATCGGCTCGCACTCTATGGCTGGGTGAGACCGGCCTACCGCGGCTTGGGATTCGGCGGGCGGTTGTTCCAGACCGCCATTCAGGAACTCCAGCGCTCCTATCCCGGCCATGGCTTGATCGTGGATCTAGGCCCCGAGGACCCGTCCTGGGCCGGCACGTCCGCGCGCAACCTCGGCTGGCTACGGTTCTATGAGCAGTTGGGGTTCACCAGGGACCGGACGGATGCGAGCCGCTTCCGCATGTGCCGGCTGCTGTCGTTGAACGTGGACCAGACGGACCGGGCGTCGTAAGGCTGCGCCGTCACTGCCAGGCGGACAGGAGGCCCCCGTCGGCCTCTTGCCAATGCGGCACCCAGGCGAGGGCCACGAGCTTGACCGTAATGTTCGATTTGGTGGGTTTCAGCGACAATCGATCCAGTTTTTCGGTGAGGGGATCGGTGGCCGACGCCAAGGCCTCGGCTTCGGCCTTGAATTGCGCCTCCAACTCGGCCAGCTGCCGTTGCAAAGCCGCCACGTTTTCCTCGGCTTGGCCCACGTCTTTCGATTCCTTGAGCACCCGGCCTGCGCCGCGAATGGCGGTGGTCGCCTTGCCGAGATTGCCGGCGCTGATCGCCTTGCGGCCGAGAAACGCGCCAAGGATCGTGGCGCCGACCGAGATCGCCGCCTGCAGCTGACTGCTCCGCGCTTCCGTCTGTTGCCGTTCCACCATCTGCTCGGCCCGCCGAATGCGGTCCTGGAGGCTCGAAATTTTGGGCGCATACTTCTTGCGCAGCATGTCGCTCTGGCGGTCGCGCTCTTCCCGTCCGGCCTGCTGCAACCGCACGCGAAAATCCCGTTCCGACTCGCCGGGTGTCGAGAGGAGCCCGGTACCGGGACTTCGCCACAGCTCGACCTTTTGCGTCCGGAACAACCAGGCCGACAGGTCGCCCTTCCAACCATCGTACTGTTTCGCCTTGCTCGCCACAGCGGGGAGCCGGCCGAACCGCGCGCCGCCTACCGGCTCACGCTCTAAATCATCCAAGACCAGATCGACGAGCGTGGCCTGATCCCACTCGACAGGGACCGCGGCATCCGTAACCGGCGCCAGCAGCGCCAGCCGTTCCGTCACATCGACCCCGGCCTTGTTGTCCGCCACCCGCACCTGCGCCACCCCCAAGACCATGGGCTGGTAGAACAGCGTCTGCCCCGACGAGGGCCGCCCGCGCAGCGGCACCACATATTGCGGCACCTCCGGCGGCAACATGGGCCGTTGTTCCTGCGCGGTTGCCCGAGCCATCCCGGCTGATGGCGTCCCAGCCATCCCGCTCCTGCCTCCTGCCGCAGCGGCGGCCTGCTTGACGGGATCCATGAGCTGTTTGATCTGTGTGCGCGTGAGCGGCCCACGGAGGTACGACAATGTCCAGCGGGTTTGAAACACCGCGGGCGCGTCTTCATGGACATTGTTCAAGAGGAAGACGCGATTCCCCAGCCCCGCGAGGATTTGCTCCATCCGCTGCCGATCGAACTTCTTCCCGCTGCTTGCGGCGGCACCCTCGAGGCCCTCGATCACCCGTGCCTTATCGCGCTCCGTCTGCAGGCGGCCGATAAACCAAGTCCCGGTATTGGCGAGTCCTTTGTAATCGAGATCGACCGGGTTCTGCGTCGCCAACACCACGCCGAGCCCGAAGGCGCGGGCCTGCTTCAGCAGCGTCAGCAACGGGCCTTTCGACGGCGGATTGGCCACCGGCGGAAAGTAGCCGAAAATCTCATCCATATAGAGAATGGCGCGCAGGCTGGTCGTCCCGGATTGGCCGCGCACCCATCCCAGGGTCTGGTTCAACAACAACGAGACGAAGAACATCCGCTCGGCGTCGTTCAGGTGGGCGATGGACAGGATCGCAATGCGCGGTTTTCCCGAGGGGCCGTACAACATCCGCCCCACGTCCAACGGTTCCCCTTCCATCCAGGCGGCAAACCCCGGCGCGGCCAGCAAATTGTTCAGCTGCATGGCCAAGGCGAACCGCTCCTTCGCCGGGAAGAAGGATTCGAGATCGAGCACGCCCACCTTCGTCAGGGGCGGAGATTGGATCTGATGGATGAGGGCCGCCAGATCGAGATCTTGGCCTGCGCGCCAGGCCTGATCGAGGATCGAGGACAGCAGGATGTGCTCGCGGCTTGTGATCGGATCAGCTTCGACGCCGATCAGGCCCAACAGACTGGTGACGGTCGTGCCGATCCGTTCCCGCAGCAGTTCGGCATCGTCGAGCAACTCCGGCCCCGGCGCAGCGAAGGATTTCAGGATTGAAACCGGGACACCCGCCTGGCTCCCCGGCGTGTAGACGACGAACTCTGCGGCCTCGCGTAACTTTTGGATACGTTCGCCGCTCTGTCCCCACTCGGCCAAGCCCTTCTGCCACAGGCCGGCCTGCTGCGCGGCATAGTCCGCCGCGGAGAGGCCCTTCTTCCGCGCATCGTCTTCATTGATCCAGGGCGCGAAATCCTCCCCGCGCAAGTGCGGAAAGGTCAGCAAGAGGTTGGCGAGGTCCCCCTTCGGGTCGATCACCAACGCGGGGATGCCGTCGATGGCCGCCTCTTCCAACAGGCCCAGGCACAGGCCGGTCTTGCCGCTGCCCGTCATACCCACGCAGACCGCATGGGTCACCAGATCTTTGGAGTCGTACAACAGCCAACCGGGCTTGCCCTGCTTGGCTTCGAGGTCGTACGGCCGACCGAGATAAAACACCCCGAGCTTTTCGAATTCGGCGGCGCTGCCTGCCGCCGCACTCGTCGTACTCACGGAGGTCGTTCCGGCCTTCTCTCCGGCTTTGCCGATTGCATCCTTCTTTTTCGTCGGCATCGATCACCCCGGGATGATTCGTCGCGCATTCTAGTGAGGGCAGCGGGGGACTGCAAGTCCGGCGGCACGGGCCGAGCCGCCCCTTGTGAATTCGCGTTGAGATTGGGCAGGATGCGCGGATGTTCTCTGCCGCCCGTCGCTACAGCCTGCTCCTTCTGGTCGGACTCAGCCTCGCGCTGCCGTCCCTGACCCGTGCGGAACCGCCTGCCCAGAGCGTCCACTGGGGCTCCATCGCCTACCCCGACCACGAGCAAACCCTCACGCTCGGCATGACGGTGGTGGACCGCTTCACAGAATTCGACGGCGAGGGCAAGCGCTACAACGACATCCGCGAAACGATGGGCTTCAATTTCTTCACGCTCAGCTGGACCCAACCACTGGCCCGCTTTCCCGGGTGGAATTTCAATTTCACCGCCGGCGGCGGCCCCACCAGAGACGGTCCCAGCCGATTCTTGCAAAACGACGTGGTGCACCGGTTTCGCGGCCTGACGGAAGTGCCGGTCGGCAACAAACGCGAAGCGAACGATTTCATGTTGAGCAGCTCGCTGACCCGCTGGTTCGGCCTCTTGGGAACGGATGATGTCTTTTTCGCCGGGATAGGCGGCGCGGGGGGCTCACTCTATTACGAACCCTACGCGCAGGCCGGCTTCAGACGACTGGCCCTCCTGAACGTGATCCCCTGGGTGGGAGACTATCTCCGGTTTTCGGCCATGGGGCGGTACGGCCGCCCTTACTCAGGCGCCGCCTTCCGACAAGTCGCGCCGCAGTCCTACATCGGGCAAGCTTCGGTCGGGATCGGCAACTATCGGCGCTGGGAGGACGGCACACCGTGGGAAATCGAAGTGGCCGTGACCTACGACTCCGGACTCTTCGTGGATCACCGGGGCGACTCGCTGGAGGAACGCTTCGTGTCGGTGGCCCTCCGCTACTCGGCCTTCACCTTCGAAACCTGGAACGACCTCATCAATCAGAAGGATTACGGGCCGACCTTCGGCGCGCGCCTGACGCTGGACTTGCTTTATATGTACGAGCGCTGGTTCAGATAGGAGAGTGCCGGGCGCCGGCACAACCTCACCACTCCTTGAACACCAGGAACACCGCGCCGATCATCAGGGCGAAGCCGGCGAGGTAATTCCACTTCAGCTCCTCTCTCAAGTAGAGCACCGAGAACACGCAGAACACCACGAGGGTAATGACCTCCTGGATCGTCTTGAGCTGCGCCGCCGTGAATACGTAATGTCCGATGCGATTCGCCGGCACCTGGAAACAATACTCCACGAACGCGATGCCCCAGCTCGCTAGAATCGCCAACCACAGCGGCGATTCTTTGTACTTCAGATGCCCATACCATGCAAAGGTCATGAAGATATTGGAAACGGTCAGCAAGAGAATGGTGTGCATGGGCCTCCTTCGTGACAAGCTCCGTTGTCAGACACATCGCCGAGGCGGGCTGGATCGTCCTTCACTGCGCGCATCGGACGAGCATCGTTTCACCGTGCGCGTTCTGCGAGCAAGGAGGGCAGCCCAAGCCACTCACACCCTCGCTTCCTTGAGCACCTGCCCCGTATAGGACCGCTTCACCTTGGCAATCTCTTTCGGCGGCCCTTCGGCCACGATCTCGCCGCCGCGGTCGCCGCCTTCCGGTCCCAGGTCGATGAGCCAGTCGGCGTTGCGGATGACGTCGAGGTTGTGTTCGATCACGAGGACCGTGTTGCCGGCCTCGACCAATCGGTCGAGCACGTCGAGCAGCCGTTGCACGTCGGCAAAGTGGAGGCCGGTGGTGGGCTCGTCGAGGATGTACATGGTGCGGCCGGTCGGCCGTTTGGAGAGTTCGCGCGAGAGTTTGACCCGTTGCGCTTCGCCGCCGGAGAGCGTGGTCGCCGATTGTCCGAGTTTTACGTAGTGCAGCCCGACGTCGTGCAGCGTCTGCAGCTTCGCTTTGATGTAGGGAATGTTCTCAAAAAATTCGAGTGCATCGTCCACCGTCATGTTCAACACGTCGGCGATGCTGCGGCCCTTGTACAGGATTTCGAGCGTCTCTCGATTGTACCGCTGCCCCTTGCAGACCTCGCAGGTCACGTAGACATCGGGCAGGAAGTGCATTTCGATCTTGATGAGGCCGTCGCCCTGGCAGGCTTCGCAGCGCCCGCCCTTCACGTTGAAGCTATAGCGGCCCGGTTTGTACCCGCGCACCCGCGACTCCGGCAGGTTGGAGAACAGATCGCGGATGAACGTGAACAGCCCCGTGTAGGTGGCGGGATTCGAACGGGGGGTGCGCCCGATCGGCGACTGATCGATGTCGATGATCTTGTCGAGCGCCTCGACGCCCTTCAGTTCCTTGCAGCCATCGATTTTCGGTTTCTTCTGATAGAGCAATTGCGACAGGGAGTGGAACAACACTTCGAGCACGAGCGTGCTCTTGCCGGATCCGGACACGCCGGTTACACAGGTGAGCAGTCCCAGGGGAACATTGGCGGTCACCCCCTTGAGATTGTGTTTGTTCGCGCCGACGACCGACAGGAATCCCTTCGGTTTCCTGGTGCGGGTGGGCAGCGACACCATCTGTGCGCCGCGCAAGTATCGCCCCGTGAGCGAGTCGGGGTTCGCCTTCACCTGCTTGGGCGTACCCTGCGCCACGATCTTGCCGCCGTGGGTGCCGGCGCCGGGCCCCAAATCCAGGATGTAGTCGGCTGCCTCCATGGTCTCCGCGTCATGCTCCACCACCACGACCGTGTTGCCGAGATCGCGCAGCCGAATCAACGTCTGGAGCAACCGTCGATTATCCCGCTGATGGAGGCCGATCGACGGTTCATCCAAGATGTACAAGACCCCGACCAGGCCGGAGCCGATCTGCGTCGCCAAGCGAATGCGTTGCCCCTCACCGCCCGATAGCGTGGCCGCGGGCCGGTCCAGCGTGAGGTAATCCAACCCGACGTTGACCAGGAACCCGAGTCGCTCTCGAATCTCCTTTAAAATCCGATGGGCGATGACGAGTTCCCGTTCGCTGAACGTGAGACGCTCGAACAGGTCGGCGGCCGCACGGACCGACAGGGCCGTCAGCTCGGCGATGGACTTCCGCCCGATCTTCACGGCGAGGCTTTCCGGCTTGAGCCTCGCCCCCTGGCAGGTCTCGCAGCGTTCCAGCAGGGTAAAGTCCTCTTCTTCGGGACAGCCCGGGGTCATGGCATAGCCGATGCCGTCGCAGGCCGGGCAAGCGCCGTGCGGGCTGTTGAACGAAAAGATGCGCGGCGTGAGTTCGGGATAACTGACGCCGCATTTGATGCAGGCGAGTTTTTCGCTGTAGAGCTGCACCTTTCCCGAGTCCGACAACACCCCCACCAACCCACCCGCCAACTTGAGTGAGGTGTCGACGGAATCGGCCACGCGGCGCATCAGCGCGTCACCGGGCTTCATGACCAATCGGTCCACGATGATTTCGATGGTGTGTTTCTTCTGCTTGTCGAGCGTGATGTCGTCGCCGAGGTCGACGATCTCGCCGTCGATCCTGGCCCGCACATATCCGGCCCGGCGCATCTCCTGCAACTCTTTGCGATACTCTCCCTTCCGCCCCCGCACGATCGGCGCCAGGATCTGGAACTTCGTCCCTTCCGGCAGGCTGCAGATGACGTCGACCATCTGCTGGACGGTCTGGGCGGTAATTTCTTCCCCGCATTGGAAACAAAACGGGCGGCCGACACGGGCGAACAGGAGCCGCAGGTAGTCGTAGATTTCCGTGACCGTGCCGACGGTCGAACGCGGATTGTGGCTGGTGCTCTTCTGTTCGATGGAGATGGCCGGCGACAGGCCTTCGATGGAATCCACATCGGGCTTCCCCATCTGCTCCAAAAACTGTCTGGCATAGGCCGAGAGGGATTCGACATAGCGTCGCTGCCCCTCGGCGTAGATGGTGTCGAACGCGAGAGAAGACTTGCCGGAGCCGCTCAAGCCGGTGATCACCACCAGCTTGTCGCGCGGGACCTCCACGTCGATATTCTTGAGATTATGTTCTCGGGCCCCTTTGATGATGATGGAGTGGCTCATAGGCGGCGGATTATATCACGCACTCGGCCCCGTCTCGGTAGCCGACGTGACGGCACCGTGACGGAGGAAGCTTTTGCCCCGTCAAAAATTCGACACACAATTGGAAGGATCGCCCGTCGCCCCCGCTTGAGTTTCGCCGCGCTCCGACCGATAGAGACGGCACGATTGTTTCAAGCGAGAACGCTCAACCACCCATCGACGTGGCCACCATGCATGACGCTCTGACCCTCTTCAAGCGCAACATCAACGAACTGTTCGGAATCTGCGTCGACATCCTCAACGTCGGGCGCTCGCTCCAACAACTTTCATGGTCGATGCAAATCCTGGCCAATAACGGCGTCGTGCAGGCGGCGAAGGTCGGCGGCGGGAAGGGCCGTCCCATGCTGGCGCTGGTCGAAATCCTCAACCACACCCCCAAGGAGATCAGGCCGGAAGTGGCGTCGTTGGAGCGGCTCTGCGCCACGCTCGCCAAGGTGACGGCCAGCAGCTCAAACATCGCCTGGCGCTATCATCAGCTGCTCGCCAGCCTGCTTTCCACCATCGCGCACAGCGAGCAGGCGTCGACGCCGGCTACCCACGATCTCCTCGCGCGACTGCGCTTCACGACCGCCGAGGACGTCGCGCAGTTGATGCGGCATCCGAGGTTTGCCGCGGAGGAGCGGCTCCAACGAGACAACCATACATTTATCGCCGATCTCTGCCAAACCAACCTCGTGCAACTGCACGAGCGGCTGAAAGATGCGGTGCGCTGTTTGGGCGAGACCCGCCAGGCTTTGGGCGGCTTGAAGATGATCGGGCTGACCAGCCGCTACATGGCGTTTTGCATCGCCTCGGAGGCGGCCGGGCTCGCGGAGGCGGAAGCGAACTTTCGCAACCTCTCGGCGGAAATCACCCGCGTCGTGGACGACCTTGACGCCAAGACCCGCGCCATGAAAGACGCCATCGACCACGGACAGGAGCTGTTGGAATTGCTGCTGAAAGGGCAGACCTATGCAAAGTAAGGTGTTGTTCAACGAACACGATCACCAGTGGATCGTCATCGGCCGGGATCCTGAAAAGGACAGTCACGTCATCGACACGAACGAGTATGTGATTCTGCATCGCGGCCAAGCCATGTTGCTGGATCCGGGTGGCATTCAAATTTTCCCCCAGGTCCTGTCGGAACTCGCCAAGTACGTGCGCATGCAGGACATCCGCGTGATTTTCGCCAGCCACCAAGACCCGGACATCTGTTCGTCGTTGGCGATGTGGTTGGATCTGAACCCGGCGATCACAACCTACTGCTCGTGGCTCTGGACCGGGTTCGTCAGTCACTTCAGCACCGGCACCGTCATCACGCTCACGCCGATCCCCGACGAGGGCATGCGCATCAAGATCGGCGACCAGGGCCCGGAAGTCGAAGCGGTGCCGGCGCACTACTGCCATTCGTCCGGCAACTTCTCCCTCTACGACCCGACAGCCGGGATCCTCTTCTCCGGCGACATCGGGTCAGCCCTCGTGCCGAGTCATGAAGCCAACCCGATGGTCACCGACTTCGAGCAACACATCCAATACATGCGCGGCTTTCATCTGCGTTGGATGCCCTCCACCACCGCCCTTCGGGCCTGGACGCAACGGGTCCGCGCCATCAAGCCTCGAATGATCTGCCCGCAACATGGCTCGATCTTCCAAGGGGAGATGGTCGGGAAGTTGCTGGATTGGCTCGACAGCCTGGAAGTGGGTCAGTGGAAGGACGCCAAAGCGACCGGCGAGAAGCGCGCGGCAGCGTGACGACCCAGGCCGCCGCACCGCGCCTCATTCTTTCCCTCCTCGTCACGCGCCACCTTGACAAAGCCTGAAAGCGGGTGCTACCACGCTCCGATGGTACGCGTGGAAAACAGCTCGCTCGCCGACCAGAAAACGGGATCGGCTCAGGCCGTCTCCACCTGGTCCGGCCAGGCTCGTGAACAGGCCGTGCAACGGATGTTCACAGCCATTGCGGGCGTCTACGACCTCAACAACACCCTGCTCAGTTTCGGCCTGCACCACCAGTGGAAACGGCTGACGGCCTCCTATGTGCCGACCGTCACACAGGGCCGGGCACTGGATATCGGCGCCGGCACCGCGGACTTGGCGCTCCTGATCGAGTCGAAAATGGGCGAGCGCGGCCACGTCGTTGCCTCCGATTTGAACCACGCCATGCTGGCCGAGGGCCTGCGGAAGGTGGCTAAACGCGGCTTGCTCGCGCGCATCACCTGCCTCCAGGCCAATGCCGAACAGTTGGGATTCCCCAGCGATACGTTCCACGCCGTCACCACCGGATTCTGCATGCGCAACGTCGGGAACCTGTCCCAGGCGTTCCGCGAAATCCATCGCGTCCTCAAGCCGAACGGCCGGTTCGTCTGTCTGGAGTTTTCCCGCCCGCCCGCCGCCTGGCTGCGAACGCTCTATGATTGGTATTCCTTCCGGCTTTTACCCTGGATCGGCACCAAGGTCGCCAGAGACCGAACAGGCGTCTACGAGTACCTGCCGGCGTCGATCCGGACCTTCCCCGACCAGGAACGCTTGGCGACCATGATGCGCGAGGCAGGGTTTCGTCAGGTGGAATACCGGAACCTCACCGGCGGCATCGTCGCAATCCATATCGCCACGAAGTAAGCACAGGATCGCATGAACGCCATCCTTTATATTTTTCTGCCCTGCAAGAAGGTCTATCCGATCGGGGTGACCTATTTGGCGGACTTCATCCATCGACGGAAGCCGGAGGTGCGCCAACGCATCCTGGACCTGTCCCTGTTTCCCGAATCACAACGCAGCCAAGCGGTCCGCGACGCCGCCCAGGAATTCAAACCGGATCTTGTCTGCTTTTCCTGGCGCGACATTCAGATCTTCTCGCCCCACGAGGGCGATTCGTCGTTGGAACATGCCTTCAACTTTTACTTCGCCAGCAACCCGATCAAGCGGGTGATGGCCTCGGTCGAGGGGCTCAAGCAGCTCTACCGCTACTACAGCCACATCCGGGCAAACCTCTCCTATCCCTGGTTGATCCGAAAGGAGTTCCCCAAGGCGCAGATCATGATCGGCGGCGGCGCCTTCACGGCCTTCGCCGACCAGTTGATCGAGAAACTGCCGGAAGGGACGATCGGCATCCTCGGCGAAGGGGAAGATGCCATCCTGAAGGTGGTGAGCGGCGACTCCCTGACGGGAGAACGGTACATCATCCGCGAGGGCAAGAAGATCCTCAAGGGAGAACAGGGGGCGCCGGCCCTCCTGGACGCCTTGACGGTCGATCTGCCCTATCTCACGTCGATTTTCCCCCAATACGGCGCCTATATGGACGAGTCCATCGGTGTCCAGACCAAGCGCGGCTGCCCCTACGACTGCGCCTTTTGCCTCTATCCCTACATCGAAGGCAAGCGGGTGCGTTACCGGCCCCCGGCCATGGTCGTGAAAGACATTGCCCAGCATTATCACCAATGGGGCGCGCGCCGGTTCTGGTTCACCGATGCCCAGTTCATCACGGGAAAAGAGGCCTACCCGCAATGCACGGAGATTCTGGAGCGCATTCTGAGCGAGAAGCTGGAGATCGAGTGGTCGGGGTACATCCGCACATCGCTGATCACACCAGATCTGGCCAAGCTGATGGTGCGGTCGGGCGTAGGAGATTTAGAGGTCGCCATCACCTCCGGCTCGCAGGAAGTGCTGAATAACCTCCACATGGGCTTCAAACTCGAACGGCTCTATGACGGCTGCCGGTACTTGGCCGAAGCGGGCTTCAAGGGGAAGGTGATCCTGAATTACTCGCTGAATTCGCCGAAAGAAACGGAGGAAAGCCTGCTCCAGAGCGTCGAGTCCTACAAGAAGGTCGCGTCGATCCTGGGCGAAGAGCGGGTGTTCCCCCTGATGTTCTTCCTCGGCATCCAACCCAATACGGACTTGGAGCACCGTCTTCTGGAGGAGGGGTATCTCTCGGCGGGCTACAATCCGCTGATGCTCACACCCACCAGCATCCGAAAACTCCTCTATAACCCGGCACCGCTCAACAAGCTCATCGCCAAGGCCTGCCTCACGGCGTGGCAACGCAAAGAGGGCAGCCGCGATCCGCGGGCCTGGACCGGCTCGCTCTCCCAGACCGCCACCGCCCAGGAACCGGCACCA
It contains:
- a CDS encoding DMT family protein, with the protein product MHTILLLTVSNIFMTFAWYGHLKYKESPLWLAILASWGIAFVEYCFQVPANRIGHYVFTAAQLKTIQEVITLVVFCVFSVLYLREELKWNYLAGFALMIGAVFLVFKEW
- a CDS encoding ATP-binding protein — encoded protein: MSTTSAAAGSAAEFEKLGVFYLGRPYDLEAKQGKPGWLLYDSKDLVTHAVCVGMTGSGKTGLCLGLLEEAAIDGIPALVIDPKGDLANLLLTFPHLRGEDFAPWINEDDARKKGLSAADYAAQQAGLWQKGLAEWGQSGERIQKLREAAEFVVYTPGSQAGVPVSILKSFAAPGPELLDDAELLRERIGTTVTSLLGLIGVEADPITSREHILLSSILDQAWRAGQDLDLAALIHQIQSPPLTKVGVLDLESFFPAKERFALAMQLNNLLAAPGFAAWMEGEPLDVGRMLYGPSGKPRIAILSIAHLNDAERMFFVSLLLNQTLGWVRGQSGTTSLRAILYMDEIFGYFPPVANPPSKGPLLTLLKQARAFGLGVVLATQNPVDLDYKGLANTGTWFIGRLQTERDKARVIEGLEGAAASSGKKFDRQRMEQILAGLGNRVFLLNNVHEDAPAVFQTRWTLSYLRGPLTRTQIKQLMDPVKQAAAAAGGRSGMAGTPSAGMARATAQEQRPMLPPEVPQYVVPLRGRPSSGQTLFYQPMVLGVAQVRVADNKAGVDVTERLALLAPVTDAAVPVEWDQATLVDLVLDDLEREPVGGARFGRLPAVASKAKQYDGWKGDLSAWLFRTQKVELWRSPGTGLLSTPGESERDFRVRLQQAGREERDRQSDMLRKKYAPKISSLQDRIRRAEQMVERQQTEARSSQLQAAISVGATILGAFLGRKAISAGNLGKATTAIRGAGRVLKESKDVGQAEENVAALQRQLAELEAQFKAEAEALASATDPLTEKLDRLSLKPTKSNITVKLVALAWVPHWQEADGGLLSAWQ
- the uvrA gene encoding excinuclease ABC subunit UvrA gives rise to the protein MSHSIIIKGAREHNLKNIDVEVPRDKLVVITGLSGSGKSSLAFDTIYAEGQRRYVESLSAYARQFLEQMGKPDVDSIEGLSPAISIEQKSTSHNPRSTVGTVTEIYDYLRLLFARVGRPFCFQCGEEITAQTVQQMVDVICSLPEGTKFQILAPIVRGRKGEYRKELQEMRRAGYVRARIDGEIVDLGDDITLDKQKKHTIEIIVDRLVMKPGDALMRRVADSVDTSLKLAGGLVGVLSDSGKVQLYSEKLACIKCGVSYPELTPRIFSFNSPHGACPACDGIGYAMTPGCPEEEDFTLLERCETCQGARLKPESLAVKIGRKSIAELTALSVRAAADLFERLTFSERELVIAHRILKEIRERLGFLVNVGLDYLTLDRPAATLSGGEGQRIRLATQIGSGLVGVLYILDEPSIGLHQRDNRRLLQTLIRLRDLGNTVVVVEHDAETMEAADYILDLGPGAGTHGGKIVAQGTPKQVKANPDSLTGRYLRGAQMVSLPTRTRKPKGFLSVVGANKHNLKGVTANVPLGLLTCVTGVSGSGKSTLVLEVLFHSLSQLLYQKKPKIDGCKELKGVEALDKIIDIDQSPIGRTPRSNPATYTGLFTFIRDLFSNLPESRVRGYKPGRYSFNVKGGRCEACQGDGLIKIEMHFLPDVYVTCEVCKGQRYNRETLEILYKGRSIADVLNMTVDDALEFFENIPYIKAKLQTLHDVGLHYVKLGQSATTLSGGEAQRVKLSRELSKRPTGRTMYILDEPTTGLHFADVQRLLDVLDRLVEAGNTVLVIEHNLDVIRNADWLIDLGPEGGDRGGEIVAEGPPKEIAKVKRSYTGQVLKEARV
- a CDS encoding MBL fold metallo-hydrolase, with protein sequence MQSKVLFNEHDHQWIVIGRDPEKDSHVIDTNEYVILHRGQAMLLDPGGIQIFPQVLSELAKYVRMQDIRVIFASHQDPDICSSLAMWLDLNPAITTYCSWLWTGFVSHFSTGTVITLTPIPDEGMRIKIGDQGPEVEAVPAHYCHSSGNFSLYDPTAGILFSGDIGSALVPSHEANPMVTDFEQHIQYMRGFHLRWMPSTTALRAWTQRVRAIKPRMICPQHGSIFQGEMVGKLLDWLDSLEVGQWKDAKATGEKRAAA
- a CDS encoding class I SAM-dependent methyltransferase, with the translated sequence MVRVENSSLADQKTGSAQAVSTWSGQAREQAVQRMFTAIAGVYDLNNTLLSFGLHHQWKRLTASYVPTVTQGRALDIGAGTADLALLIESKMGERGHVVASDLNHAMLAEGLRKVAKRGLLARITCLQANAEQLGFPSDTFHAVTTGFCMRNVGNLSQAFREIHRVLKPNGRFVCLEFSRPPAAWLRTLYDWYSFRLLPWIGTKVARDRTGVYEYLPASIRTFPDQERLATMMREAGFRQVEYRNLTGGIVAIHIATK
- a CDS encoding radical SAM protein, whose protein sequence is MNAILYIFLPCKKVYPIGVTYLADFIHRRKPEVRQRILDLSLFPESQRSQAVRDAAQEFKPDLVCFSWRDIQIFSPHEGDSSLEHAFNFYFASNPIKRVMASVEGLKQLYRYYSHIRANLSYPWLIRKEFPKAQIMIGGGAFTAFADQLIEKLPEGTIGILGEGEDAILKVVSGDSLTGERYIIREGKKILKGEQGAPALLDALTVDLPYLTSIFPQYGAYMDESIGVQTKRGCPYDCAFCLYPYIEGKRVRYRPPAMVVKDIAQHYHQWGARRFWFTDAQFITGKEAYPQCTEILERILSEKLEIEWSGYIRTSLITPDLAKLMVRSGVGDLEVAITSGSQEVLNNLHMGFKLERLYDGCRYLAEAGFKGKVILNYSLNSPKETEESLLQSVESYKKVASILGEERVFPLMFFLGIQPNTDLEHRLLEEGYLSAGYNPLMLTPTSIRKLLYNPAPLNKLIAKACLTAWQRKEGSRDPRAWTGSLSQTATAQEPAPAHYADGNLIRGVHNNSGRDALLTLEEILRARRPAQPTTSVAEKTAVSPTS